A genomic segment from Truepera sp. encodes:
- a CDS encoding VOC family protein: protein MLKLATIVWGVKRYEQAIRFWMAALDYVPKRPPDDDWALLVPRNGSGVQMAVQVVTSDAASHQRHHLDLYAKDQVAEVERLIGLGATRVDWRYPEDADFVVLADPDGNRFCVIAAGDEAEGDF from the coding sequence ATGCTCAAGCTTGCGACCATCGTCTGGGGTGTAAAGCGGTACGAACAAGCTATTCGATTCTGGATGGCCGCGCTCGACTACGTGCCGAAGCGACCCCCCGATGACGACTGGGCACTCCTGGTGCCGAGGAACGGCAGCGGCGTCCAGATGGCCGTCCAGGTGGTCACGTCAGACGCGGCGTCCCATCAGCGCCACCACCTCGACCTGTACGCCAAAGACCAGGTCGCCGAAGTCGAGAGGCTGATCGGCCTCGGTGCAACGCGCGTCGATTGGCGCTATCCAGAGGATGCCGACTTCGTGGTGCTGGCCGACCCGGACGGCAACCGCTTCTGTGTGATAGCCGCGGGTGACGAAGCCGAGGGTGACTTCTAG
- a CDS encoding RES family NAD+ phosphorylase, with protein MITAWRLVSQARAGSAFDGEGSYQTGNRWNHPGTRVVYLAATTSLAALEVLVHAGSPDHLTPFQAFRVQIPEELILELPSLPEGWRQSPAPPGTQDAGSRWVASGASTVLRVPSVIVPWEFNYLVSVNHPGIGRLSIGEPVPFEFDRRL; from the coding sequence GTGATCACGGCCTGGCGCCTGGTCAGCCAGGCGCGAGCGGGCAGTGCGTTCGATGGCGAAGGTAGTTACCAAACGGGCAACCGCTGGAACCATCCCGGAACGCGTGTGGTTTACCTAGCGGCGACCACCAGCCTCGCGGCACTCGAGGTCCTGGTTCACGCCGGCTCACCCGACCATCTCACACCATTCCAAGCCTTCCGAGTGCAGATTCCGGAAGAGCTGATTCTGGAGTTGCCTAGCCTCCCTGAAGGGTGGCGCCAGAGCCCAGCTCCGCCTGGCACGCAGGATGCTGGGAGCAGGTGGGTGGCGTCAGGCGCTAGCACGGTTCTGCGGGTGCCGAGCGTGATCGTGCCCTGGGAGTTCAACTACTTGGTCTCCGTCAACCACCCTGGAATCGGGCGCCTGAGCATCGGCGAGCCGGTGCCGTTCGAGTTCGACCGGCGACTGTAG
- a CDS encoding DinB family protein, translating to MNERYVHTMGAYPGAIPQVGVWLWAMQEARRNLLTTLGRIERAGFGQEFIDWRGADGNDNSVGTLLYHIAGVELGWLYVDILGGALPDDWSTLFPFDDRTDEGSLRHIPGVALEDHVAKLAESRRRFLDIVSAMSEEQWNELRSPPGENHGITMAWTVYHLLEHEAGHTYQIRRIVRKWLEGSETD from the coding sequence ATGAACGAGCGTTACGTTCACACCATGGGGGCATACCCCGGTGCCATTCCCCAGGTGGGCGTGTGGCTCTGGGCGATGCAGGAAGCGCGCCGCAACCTCCTCACGACACTCGGCAGGATAGAGCGAGCCGGTTTCGGTCAGGAGTTCATCGATTGGCGCGGAGCCGACGGGAACGATAACTCGGTGGGCACGTTGCTTTATCACATCGCCGGGGTGGAGTTGGGCTGGCTCTACGTCGATATCCTCGGCGGCGCCTTGCCAGACGATTGGAGCACGCTGTTCCCGTTCGACGATCGGACGGACGAAGGTTCGCTGAGGCACATACCAGGCGTGGCGCTCGAGGATCACGTCGCCAAGCTGGCCGAATCGCGGAGGCGGTTCCTTGACATAGTCAGCGCGATGTCAGAAGAGCAGTGGAACGAACTGAGGTCGCCGCCGGGAGAGAACCACGGCATCACGATGGCGTGGACGGTTTACCACCTGCTGGAGCACGAGGCAGGCCACACGTATCAGATCCGCAGGATCGTGAGGAAGTGGTTGGAGGGGTCAGAAACGGACTGA
- a CDS encoding antitoxin Xre-like helix-turn-helix domain-containing protein yields METPVFQPEGEAFALLGVDAPGQRQAIDALLAGLPSTGWQRVAAALQLSDQQLANAVSISISTLTRRKKEGVFTPEESDRLLRLAALAAKAGTVFTSVERVHAWFTRPNQQLGGESPLAYSRTSVGAAEVNRLLERILDGAPA; encoded by the coding sequence ATGGAAACGCCGGTATTCCAGCCGGAGGGCGAGGCGTTCGCGCTGCTGGGCGTGGACGCACCTGGACAGCGTCAAGCCATCGACGCGCTCCTGGCGGGCCTACCAAGCACCGGTTGGCAACGGGTCGCCGCAGCATTACAGCTCTCCGACCAGCAACTGGCGAACGCGGTCAGCATCAGCATCTCCACCCTCACTCGCCGGAAGAAGGAAGGTGTCTTCACCCCGGAGGAGAGCGACCGACTGTTGCGGCTCGCGGCCCTGGCAGCCAAGGCCGGGACGGTCTTCACTTCAGTCGAGCGTGTACACGCTTGGTTCACCAGGCCGAATCAGCAGCTAGGTGGCGAGAGCCCCCTCGCCTACTCCAGAACATCAGTGGGGGCCGCCGAAGTGAACCGGCTCCTAGAACGCATCCTGGACGGCGCTCCCGCGTGA
- a CDS encoding type II toxin-antitoxin system VapC family toxin: MRLLLDTHAFLWWCANDPRLSTKVTAAVGDGDNEVYFSAVSGWEIAIKSRLGRLDLPEAPTEFVPRMLQLHAFGVLPITLRHALSDFQLPAVHPDPFDRLLVSQAQVEGLTLVTNDRAMGKYDVATFW; this comes from the coding sequence ATGAGGCTATTGCTCGATACGCACGCCTTCTTGTGGTGGTGCGCCAACGATCCTCGGCTGTCGACGAAGGTGACGGCAGCCGTAGGTGATGGCGACAATGAAGTGTATTTCAGCGCCGTCAGCGGCTGGGAGATCGCCATCAAGTCAAGGCTGGGTCGCCTTGATCTACCCGAAGCTCCTACCGAGTTCGTGCCGCGCATGCTTCAGCTCCATGCGTTCGGCGTACTTCCGATCACGTTGAGACATGCGCTTTCCGATTTCCAGCTACCTGCGGTACACCCCGATCCGTTCGACCGCCTTCTCGTTAGTCAAGCCCAGGTGGAGGGACTGACGCTCGTAACGAACGATCGAGCGATGGGTAAGTATGACGTTGCAACGTTCTGGTAG
- a CDS encoding type II toxin-antitoxin system Phd/YefM family antitoxin yields the protein MTKTVNIHEAKTHLSKLLERVALGEDVIIAKAGEPVAKLSPLPPMRARVPGGAEGMTVPDSFFDELPIDFRRHFE from the coding sequence ATGACGAAGACCGTGAACATTCACGAGGCCAAGACCCACTTGTCTAAGTTGCTGGAGAGGGTCGCGCTGGGTGAGGACGTGATCATCGCCAAGGCTGGCGAGCCTGTGGCGAAACTGAGTCCACTACCGCCCATGCGGGCACGCGTTCCCGGCGGCGCCGAGGGGATGACGGTGCCCGACAGCTTCTTCGATGAGCTTCCGATCGACTTCCGCCGGCACTTCGAATGA